A part of Halobacillus shinanisalinarum genomic DNA contains:
- a CDS encoding LysE family transporter, translating into MGVFLSYIFLGLSLAAPLGPINAAQIDQGIKNGFFHSWIIGLGSLVAELLYILAVFFGVIHFLEIPFMKTFLWSFGAFVLIYTGFESIDSSQKLEINHSRNKDPLKKTFVSGFLLSISNPLSILFWLGIYGSVLANTITRYDQFHLVLYGAAIIIGLMIWDVTMAFVSSGFRRFLNTRTLKGISVLSGLCMFGFAGYFGYQAVKLLFHL; encoded by the coding sequence TTGGGTGTATTCTTGAGTTATATTTTCCTTGGATTATCTTTGGCAGCACCGCTGGGTCCGATCAATGCGGCCCAAATAGATCAGGGTATTAAAAATGGCTTTTTCCATTCATGGATTATTGGACTAGGTTCTCTTGTTGCAGAGCTGCTTTATATCCTGGCCGTTTTCTTTGGTGTCATTCACTTTTTGGAAATCCCTTTTATGAAAACGTTCCTATGGTCGTTCGGAGCCTTCGTCTTAATCTACACAGGCTTTGAGAGTATTGACAGTTCGCAAAAGTTGGAAATCAATCATAGCCGAAATAAAGATCCCTTGAAGAAAACGTTCGTCTCCGGCTTTTTACTATCGATTTCTAACCCACTTTCGATTTTATTTTGGCTTGGCATATACGGCTCTGTATTAGCTAATACGATCACTCGCTATGACCAGTTCCATTTAGTTTTGTATGGTGCAGCGATTATCATCGGTTTGATGATATGGGATGTAACGATGGCTTTTGTATCGAGCGGATTTAGAAGGTTTCTAAACACACGTACATTAAAAGGAATTTCTGTCTTGTCCGGACTTTGTATGTTTGGCTTTGCGGGTTATTTTGGCTACCAAGCAGTTAAGTTACTTTTTCATTTATAA
- a CDS encoding DMT family transporter, with product MLMLVMMLWGFNVSAIKVLVSNMDPILLTSVRIFTAGIAVLAILGFMKILRLPTKKEAWIIFYISIFNVIAHHSFMALGLLYTSGVNAGLIVGMGPLLTMVLSTILLSKKVTIFKSFGFVLGFVGVIATTLTGAGGMTAVSIGDVMVFISIAVQAFSFILISKMNPELDPRLLTGYMMVLGSIFIFFISMMVETNPGQITQLFDVKLMLIFLFSALICTAFGHMVYNFAIQQVGPAESAIFINFNTFFAIVGAALFLNERIMASHIAGLVLIVCGVLIGTGAFEYIVGRKKRARSA from the coding sequence ATGTTAATGCTAGTCATGATGTTGTGGGGATTCAATGTCTCCGCCATCAAAGTTCTCGTCTCAAATATGGACCCGATCCTCTTAACTTCAGTGAGGATCTTTACAGCGGGAATTGCAGTGCTGGCTATCCTTGGTTTTATGAAAATTTTACGGCTGCCGACGAAGAAGGAAGCCTGGATCATCTTTTATATCTCTATCTTTAATGTGATCGCTCATCACAGTTTCATGGCCCTTGGGCTTTTATACACATCTGGTGTGAATGCTGGGTTGATTGTCGGTATGGGTCCATTGCTTACTATGGTGTTATCGACCATTTTGTTAAGCAAAAAGGTCACCATTTTTAAAAGTTTCGGCTTTGTATTAGGGTTTGTCGGGGTAATTGCTACGACGCTGACAGGGGCGGGTGGAATGACAGCTGTATCGATAGGTGATGTGATGGTGTTCATTTCTATTGCTGTCCAGGCCTTCAGCTTTATTTTGATTAGTAAAATGAATCCAGAGCTTGATCCGAGGTTGTTGACAGGATACATGATGGTTCTTGGTTCGATATTCATTTTCTTCATTAGCATGATGGTGGAAACGAACCCAGGGCAGATCACCCAGTTGTTCGATGTAAAACTGATGCTGATCTTTTTATTTAGTGCTCTCATTTGCACGGCTTTCGGGCACATGGTTTACAATTTTGCCATTCAACAGGTTGGTCCGGCTGAGTCTGCGATATTTATTAACTTCAATACTTTTTTTGCTATTGTAGGTGCTGCGTTATTCCTTAATGAAAGGATTATGGCCAGTCATATTGCGGGTCTTGTGCTAATTGTGTGCGGTGTGCTGATTGGGACGGGAGCATTTGAATATATCGTTGGGAGAAAAAAACGGGCTAGATCCGCGTGA
- a CDS encoding YczE/YyaS/YitT family protein yields the protein MRFNFLFFALGLILFSYGISIAIQVQYLGIHPWDVLNVALFDKFGLTIGMWNLAIGVLLVLVSLIVDRKYIRIGTIINAISIGPLIDLFLFIDVFPRSFSTVMDIAVLLLGIVLMGIGGGMYSAAGFGAGPRDGFMLSLSDKLGYSISRTRIAVESLVLIIGLLLGGPVFIFTLIYTFIQSPIFQFSFVRVTEFLKRTTKTNYSDEKVGSV from the coding sequence ATGAGGTTCAACTTCCTTTTCTTTGCATTAGGCCTCATTTTATTTAGCTATGGGATTTCTATAGCCATTCAAGTTCAGTATCTTGGCATTCACCCTTGGGATGTGCTGAATGTTGCACTATTTGACAAGTTCGGCCTTACGATAGGTATGTGGAACTTGGCTATTGGTGTACTGCTGGTACTCGTTTCATTGATCGTGGATCGTAAGTACATTAGGATAGGCACCATAATTAACGCTATTTCGATCGGTCCGCTGATTGACCTCTTTTTGTTCATCGATGTTTTTCCAAGGTCTTTTTCTACTGTAATGGATATCGCTGTCCTATTATTAGGGATTGTATTGATGGGTATAGGAGGTGGCATGTATTCAGCTGCCGGTTTTGGTGCAGGTCCACGTGATGGATTCATGCTGTCGCTATCAGACAAACTGGGGTATTCCATCAGCAGGACACGAATTGCTGTAGAGAGTCTCGTGCTTATTATCGGACTTTTATTAGGTGGCCCAGTTTTTATCTTTACGCTGATTTATACGTTTATTCAGAGTCCGATCTTCCAATTCTCTTTTGTAAGGGTAACCGAATTTTTGAAGAGAACCACGAAAACCAATTATTCTGATGAAAAAGTGGGATCCGTTTAA
- a CDS encoding ABC transporter substrate-binding protein: MTKKIGFILFIFSVMVLAACNEESGKDQAASASGEQGSKGTHNTVTIEDGIGKQTIEGVPKRVVVLEWTYVEHLLPLGIEPVGVSDVEGYNKWVNVGEPLADSTTDVGTRAEPNLEAIARLKPDIIIGAKYRHEGIIDELESIAPTVLFAPYSKEGADNQYQHLLDEFNTVAKIFDKQDQAEEVKQNLEQTFKKQGTRIKEAGYKNIEAVVTQAFTSQNTPTMRLFTDNSVVAGVLEKMDVGNAVENDQPEAYGFISTTVEALQNYQDAHLFYLVQEDDNIFSNQFADNPAWTNLDFVKENRTYKLPGDMGTFAGPLSAERLAKEIADSLVEK, encoded by the coding sequence ATGACGAAAAAGATTGGATTCATTTTGTTTATTTTTTCAGTAATGGTTTTAGCTGCCTGTAATGAGGAGTCTGGTAAGGATCAAGCAGCAAGTGCTTCGGGAGAGCAAGGATCAAAGGGAACACATAATACTGTGACCATTGAAGATGGAATCGGGAAACAGACGATTGAAGGCGTTCCAAAAAGAGTCGTTGTGCTGGAATGGACCTATGTAGAACATTTGCTGCCGTTAGGAATTGAGCCTGTCGGTGTGTCAGACGTAGAGGGCTATAATAAATGGGTGAATGTAGGGGAGCCACTAGCGGATTCCACTACGGATGTTGGAACACGGGCAGAGCCTAACTTAGAAGCGATTGCCCGACTTAAACCAGATATCATTATCGGGGCAAAATACCGTCACGAAGGGATTATAGATGAATTAGAGTCCATCGCTCCGACCGTCTTATTTGCTCCATACTCAAAAGAAGGTGCCGATAACCAGTATCAGCATTTACTTGACGAATTCAATACCGTCGCTAAAATTTTCGATAAACAAGATCAAGCTGAAGAAGTAAAGCAGAATCTGGAGCAGACTTTTAAAAAGCAAGGAACACGTATTAAAGAAGCAGGGTATAAAAATATCGAAGCGGTTGTTACTCAAGCCTTCACATCGCAAAACACACCAACCATGAGACTTTTCACAGATAACTCTGTAGTTGCAGGCGTGTTAGAAAAAATGGATGTGGGAAACGCGGTTGAAAATGATCAGCCAGAGGCCTACGGATTTATTTCAACTACAGTTGAGGCTTTGCAAAATTATCAAGATGCCCACTTATTCTATCTCGTTCAAGAGGATGATAACATCTTCAGCAATCAATTTGCGGATAATCCTGCCTGGACAAACCTTGATTTTGTAAAAGAAAATCGAACATATAAATTGCCAGGTGATATGGGTACATTTGCCGGTCCATTATCTGCTGAAAGACTTGCTAAAGAAATAGCTGATTCATTGGTAGAAAAGTAA
- a CDS encoding SDR family oxidoreductase: MDLELKGKSVVVTAASKGLGKATALEFAKEGARILISSRNEKELQEAQAEIKEVSGNPHIEYTVCDMMNAEEIKQLAKKAVRLNGTVDVLINNTGGPPAGTFDNFEDEDWSHAFELNLLSFIRTIREVLPSMKKQQSGRIINIASSSIKQTLDNLILSNTFRAGIVGLSKSLSQELAPDNILINTVGPGRIATDRVASLDEKNAEKLGVSPEEIRKKAEQSIPIGRYGEPGEFARAVVFLASGGNTYLTGQSLVVDGGLVKAL; encoded by the coding sequence ATGGATTTAGAACTAAAAGGTAAATCAGTTGTAGTAACAGCCGCAAGCAAAGGATTAGGTAAGGCAACTGCGTTAGAATTTGCAAAAGAAGGCGCGCGCATTTTAATTTCGAGCAGAAATGAAAAAGAACTTCAAGAAGCCCAAGCTGAGATCAAGGAAGTCAGCGGGAATCCCCATATTGAGTACACCGTTTGTGACATGATGAACGCTGAAGAGATCAAACAATTAGCTAAGAAAGCTGTCCGCTTGAATGGTACAGTCGATGTGTTGATTAATAACACCGGCGGCCCTCCAGCCGGAACCTTCGATAACTTTGAGGATGAGGACTGGAGTCATGCATTTGAACTGAATCTATTAAGTTTTATTCGCACAATTCGAGAAGTGCTCCCTTCTATGAAAAAACAACAAAGCGGTCGAATTATAAATATTGCTTCTTCTTCTATTAAACAAACGCTGGATAATCTTATCCTATCCAATACCTTTCGTGCCGGAATAGTAGGGCTTTCTAAAAGCTTATCTCAAGAGCTGGCACCAGATAACATTCTAATTAACACGGTCGGACCAGGAAGAATTGCAACGGACCGCGTCGCTTCTCTTGACGAAAAGAATGCTGAAAAATTAGGTGTGTCTCCTGAAGAAATCAGGAAGAAAGCTGAGCAATCGATTCCAATCGGACGTTATGGTGAACCTGGAGAATTTGCTAGGGCGGTTGTTTTCCTAGCGTCTGGAGGAAATACGTATTTGACAGGTCAATCATTAGTTGTGGATGGCGGATTAGTGAAGGCATTATAA
- a CDS encoding NADP-dependent glyceraldehyde-3-phosphate dehydrogenase, which produces MISITITGEKKVYSVSGNEVLGSLPLMSQEEVEQAIQKASQAQKGWAETELYKRADVLHNWADRLVEKQTQIGEMISKEVGKNRSSAVKEVVRTADLIRYTAEEGCRIHGDTLRGDSFRGGSSSKIAMVEREPLGVVLAISPFNYPVNLAASKIAPALMAGNAVVFKPASQGSLSGQLMVESLLETELPEGTVQCVTGKGSEIGNFLVTHPQINMITFTGSTATGQSISKKAKMIPVVLELGGKDPAIVLNDADLDLAAEQIVSGAFSYSGQRCTAIKRVLVDDLVADALTDKIKKKVEGLSVGAPEDDATVTPLIDTNAANFVQELIDDALQKGATLITGNTRKDNLIYPTLLDHVQPNMKVAWEEPFGPVLPIIRVKNETDFVSLANESDYGLQASIFTADVQKAMDIGAKLHVGSVQFNAKTERGPDHFPFIGAKKSGLGSQGIRRSIESMTQDKLFILNK; this is translated from the coding sequence ATTATCAGCATTACAATCACAGGAGAAAAGAAAGTTTATTCAGTGTCAGGAAATGAAGTGCTTGGGTCTCTTCCATTGATGTCACAGGAAGAAGTAGAGCAAGCGATTCAGAAGGCTAGCCAGGCTCAAAAGGGTTGGGCTGAAACAGAACTTTATAAACGGGCCGATGTTTTGCATAATTGGGCCGATCGTTTAGTAGAAAAACAGACACAAATCGGTGAAATGATTTCTAAAGAGGTCGGAAAAAATAGATCTTCTGCAGTGAAAGAGGTGGTCCGCACGGCAGACCTCATCCGTTATACGGCCGAGGAAGGCTGTCGCATCCATGGTGATACGCTGCGCGGGGATTCTTTCCGTGGAGGAAGTTCCAGCAAGATAGCTATGGTTGAACGTGAACCGCTTGGTGTCGTTTTAGCGATTTCACCATTTAACTATCCCGTTAACTTAGCTGCTTCAAAAATTGCCCCAGCTTTAATGGCCGGAAATGCCGTCGTTTTCAAGCCTGCCTCTCAAGGATCTTTAAGTGGGCAATTAATGGTTGAATCTTTGCTTGAGACAGAACTGCCTGAGGGTACCGTACAATGTGTCACCGGAAAGGGTTCTGAAATTGGTAACTTTCTTGTCACTCACCCACAAATTAATATGATTACATTCACTGGAAGCACCGCTACAGGTCAATCCATTTCCAAGAAAGCAAAAATGATCCCTGTCGTACTTGAATTAGGCGGCAAAGATCCAGCCATTGTACTCAACGATGCCGATCTCGACTTAGCCGCAGAGCAAATCGTCAGTGGTGCCTTCTCCTATTCTGGACAGCGCTGCACCGCCATTAAACGTGTATTGGTCGATGATCTCGTGGCCGATGCACTTACTGATAAAATCAAGAAAAAAGTAGAGGGCCTATCGGTTGGAGCTCCTGAAGATGACGCTACCGTCACACCCTTAATCGATACAAACGCAGCCAATTTCGTTCAAGAGTTAATTGATGATGCCTTGCAAAAAGGTGCAACACTCATTACAGGAAATACACGAAAAGACAATCTGATTTACCCTACATTACTTGATCATGTGCAGCCAAACATGAAGGTCGCATGGGAAGAGCCATTTGGCCCCGTACTCCCTATCATTCGCGTTAAGAATGAAACTGACTTTGTATCACTGGCGAACGAATCAGACTATGGCCTGCAAGCAAGTATCTTTACTGCCGACGTTCAAAAAGCAATGGACATTGGTGCAAAACTCCATGTCGGGTCGGTACAGTTCAACGCAAAAACTGAACGCGGCCCGGATCATTTCCCATTCATCGGCGCAAAGAAATCCGGTCTTGGATCCCAAGGTATCCGCCGAAGCATCGAATCCATGACCCAAGATAAATTGTTCATCCTGAATAAATAA
- a CDS encoding DUF2642 domain-containing protein codes for MALTNRQTNLLRLANQLSQDIISGNGLSSNNSLDLPGLDVDVDVDVGLGGDDTVTPSPELPTDPTTPTTIREVLLTLVNEQVAVTTPFGTVTGTLLVVRSDYIVIIESSGAQVLVRIEKVELVSEL; via the coding sequence TTGGCTCTAACAAATCGCCAGACAAACCTTCTAAGGTTGGCTAACCAGTTGTCACAGGATATCATTTCTGGTAATGGACTAAGTTCAAATAATTCACTTGACTTACCAGGATTAGATGTAGATGTTGATGTCGATGTCGGTTTAGGAGGAGATGATACAGTAACACCTTCTCCTGAACTTCCTACGGACCCTACAACTCCTACGACAATTAGAGAAGTGTTGTTAACCTTAGTTAATGAACAAGTAGCAGTCACTACTCCGTTTGGTACAGTAACTGGAACACTGCTAGTCGTAAGAAGCGACTATATTGTAATTATTGAAAGTTCTGGAGCTCAAGTCCTAGTCCGTATTGAAAAAGTTGAACTAGTCAGTGAATTGTAA